Proteins from a single region of Caloramator sp. E03:
- the agaB gene encoding PTS galactosamine transporter subunit IIB, producing MAQPNILLARIDNRLVHGQVGVIWTTSIGANLIVVVDDDVSKDPLQQQLMSVTAESSGVGIRFFTVEHTINVIHKASPSQKIFIVCKTPEIIRKLIDGGVPIKEVNVGNMHFSHGKRQISKKVYVDDKDLDDLYYISKKGVNVYIQDTPDDKKEFIK from the coding sequence ATGGCTCAGCCAAATATTTTATTAGCACGTATTGATAACAGGCTGGTTCATGGACAAGTTGGTGTTATATGGACCACGTCAATAGGCGCAAATCTAATCGTAGTAGTTGATGATGATGTTTCAAAGGATCCATTGCAGCAGCAGCTTATGTCTGTTACAGCTGAATCATCTGGTGTAGGAATTAGATTTTTTACTGTAGAGCATACAATCAATGTAATTCACAAAGCTTCACCATCTCAAAAGATATTTATTGTATGTAAGACACCGGAAATAATTAGAAAATTAATTGATGGTGGGGTGCCAATTAAAGAAGTAAATGTAGGTAACATGCACTTTTCTCATGGAAAACGACAGATTAGCAAGAAGGTTTATGTAGATGATAAAGATTTAGATGATTTGTACTACATAAGTAAAAAAGGAGTTAATGTTTACATACAAGACACTCCTGATGATAAAAAAGAATTTATTAAATAA
- the agaC gene encoding PTS galactosamine transporter subunit IIC — protein sequence MHSVTLTQGLLLALLAIIVGIDFWLEALFLFRPIIVGTLSGLILGDLQTGLIAGGLTELAFAGLTPAGGTQPPNPILAGLMTTVIAFTTGTDPKTAIGLALPFSFLMQYIILFYYSSFSFFMAKADKYAEEADTKSLIKLNILTTSIVAITYGIVVFLCVYVAQDLMKALVAAMPAWLAHGFEIAGGILPAVGFGMLLKVMMKAQYVPYLMIGFFIASFIPFSNLLPVAVIGAALAIYEYFNSKDKIVKGEAAMVKGDDYSEGI from the coding sequence ATGCATAGTGTTACTTTAACCCAAGGTTTGCTATTAGCCCTTTTAGCAATTATAGTTGGTATTGACTTTTGGCTTGAGGCACTATTTTTATTCAGACCTATAATAGTAGGTACTTTATCAGGACTTATTCTTGGAGATTTACAAACGGGATTAATTGCTGGAGGATTAACAGAATTAGCTTTTGCAGGATTGACTCCAGCTGGTGGAACACAGCCTCCAAACCCAATATTAGCAGGACTTATGACAACGGTTATAGCATTTACAACAGGAACAGATCCAAAAACAGCAATAGGTTTAGCATTACCTTTCAGCTTTTTAATGCAGTATATCATTTTATTCTATTATTCAAGCTTTTCTTTCTTTATGGCAAAGGCTGACAAATATGCAGAAGAAGCTGATACTAAGTCTTTAATAAAATTAAACATTTTAACAACATCTATTGTAGCAATAACCTATGGTATAGTTGTATTTTTATGTGTTTATGTTGCACAGGATTTAATGAAAGCTTTAGTTGCTGCAATGCCAGCATGGCTTGCACATGGATTTGAAATAGCAGGAGGAATTTTACCTGCAGTTGGTTTTGGAATGCTTCTAAAGGTTATGATGAAAGCTCAGTATGTACCATATTTAATGATAGGATTCTTTATTGCATCGTTTATTCCATTTTCAAACTTACTTCCAGTTGCTGTTATTGGAGCAGCGTTAGCTATTTATGAGTATTTCAATTCTAAAGATAAAATTGTAAAAGGCGAAGCAGCAATGGTGAAAGGAGATGATTACAGTGAAGGAATATAA
- the agaD gene encoding PTS galactosamine transporter subunit IID produces the protein MITVKEYNKVLTKKDITRLGLLSSFLQASFNYERMQAGGFTAAQLPFLKKIYKDDKKGLSEAMTDNLEFINTHPNFVGFLMGLLLSLEESHEDRGIIKGLKVALFGPLAGIGDAIFWFTILPIVAGISSSFAMQGNVLGPILFFTVYLTIFLLRIVWTHLGYNLGTKAIDIIKTNSQMISKAASILGITVIGGLIASYVHINVLSTIAINADHAVSLQKDFFDKIFPNLLPLGYTLLMFYLLKKKKVSPVVLIFMTFILAILLSFIGVL, from the coding sequence ATGATTACAGTGAAGGAATATAATAAAGTTTTAACTAAAAAAGATATTACAAGGTTAGGTCTTTTGTCATCATTTTTACAGGCAAGCTTTAATTATGAGAGAATGCAGGCAGGCGGTTTTACTGCGGCACAGCTGCCATTTTTAAAGAAAATATATAAGGATGATAAAAAAGGATTATCAGAAGCTATGACTGATAATTTGGAATTTATTAATACCCATCCTAATTTTGTTGGATTTTTAATGGGACTGCTTTTATCATTAGAGGAAAGCCATGAAGACAGAGGAATAATAAAAGGTTTAAAAGTAGCTTTATTTGGACCTTTAGCAGGTATAGGAGATGCAATATTCTGGTTTACTATTTTACCAATAGTTGCAGGAATAAGCTCATCCTTTGCTATGCAGGGGAATGTTTTAGGACCAATTTTATTCTTTACTGTGTACTTAACTATATTTTTACTACGTATTGTATGGACTCACCTTGGTTACAATTTAGGAACGAAAGCTATAGATATAATTAAAACTAATTCCCAGATGATATCAAAAGCTGCTTCAATATTAGGCATAACAGTTATTGGAGGACTGATTGCATCATATGTACACATTAACGTTTTAAGCACTATAGCAATAAATGCTGACCATGCAGTATCACTACAGAAAGATTTCTTTGATAAGATTTTCCCTAATCTTTTACCTCTTGGATATACGCTTCTTATGTTCTATTTATTGAAAAAGAAAAAAGTCAGCCCTGTAGTTTTAATATTTATGACATTTATTTTAGCAATATTATTATCATTTATTGGTGTTCTATAA
- a CDS encoding PTS sugar transporter subunit IIA, with the protein MRKIIILTGHGNFATGLKSSVNLISGVNNDLFAVDFTVEDSDITLKDKIKKILDENTDSQVLFVCDIAGGTPFKVAAEISNYNDNFEVTAGCNISSLLEVLFQKDMLTISELAEHIVNTSKNSVMKFKKVSNGQTIIVKETEEGI; encoded by the coding sequence ATGAGGAAAATAATCATATTAACTGGACATGGTAACTTTGCAACAGGGCTAAAAAGTTCAGTAAACTTAATATCTGGGGTAAATAATGATTTGTTTGCTGTTGATTTTACTGTGGAAGATTCTGATATAACGTTAAAAGACAAAATAAAAAAAATATTAGATGAAAATACTGATTCACAAGTATTATTTGTATGTGATATTGCTGGAGGAACACCCTTTAAAGTTGCAGCGGAGATTTCTAATTATAACGATAATTTTGAAGTCACAGCAGGATGCAACATTAGTTCTTTATTAGAAGTTCTCTTCCAAAAAGATATGCTTACTATTTCTGAATTGGCTGAACATATAGTAAATACAAGCAAAAATTCTGTTATGAAGTTTAAGAAAGTTTCTAATGGACAAACCATAATTGTTAAGGAAACAGAGGAGGGAATTTAA
- a CDS encoding HAD family hydrolase yields MHKKECVLFDVDGTLIDTEEATIEALRLTMKNLYNIEYSKEELYFAMGIPGKCALEKLNIKNIDYTLKVWGELIQKFSYKTKLYPQIEELLDILKSKGIKLGIVTSRYDFEVEMDMVLRKIIHYFDVVVTYDESLKPKPYPDQILKAIKEFNINSNDAVYIGDTIYDYGCAKNGDVDFILANWGEIDRKSNFEYGNFNICNKPFEILNYVIGG; encoded by the coding sequence GTGCATAAAAAAGAATGTGTACTCTTTGATGTTGACGGGACGTTAATAGATACAGAAGAGGCAACTATTGAAGCATTAAGGTTAACTATGAAAAATCTTTACAATATAGAATATAGTAAAGAAGAATTATATTTTGCTATGGGTATACCAGGCAAATGTGCTTTAGAGAAGCTTAATATTAAAAATATTGATTATACTCTTAAAGTTTGGGGAGAGCTTATTCAAAAATTTTCATATAAAACGAAGTTATACCCTCAAATTGAAGAACTTCTTGATATCTTGAAAAGTAAAGGTATAAAACTTGGGATTGTAACTTCAAGATATGATTTTGAGGTAGAAATGGATATGGTATTAAGAAAAATTATTCATTATTTTGATGTTGTTGTTACTTATGATGAAAGTCTTAAACCTAAACCATATCCTGATCAGATATTGAAAGCAATAAAAGAGTTTAATATAAATTCAAATGATGCGGTTTATATTGGAGATACGATTTACGACTATGGATGTGCTAAAAATGGAGATGTAGATTTTATATTAGCTAATTGGGGAGAGATAGATAGAAAAAGCAACTTTGAATACGGCAATTTTAATATATGTAATAAACCTTTTGAAATATTAAATTATGTTATTGGAGGTTAA
- the fba gene encoding class II fructose-1,6-bisphosphate aldolase yields the protein MALVNTDKMLHQAKINGYAVGAFNIHNLETLKAVVKSASEMNSPVILQTTPGTIKHAGEDYIASIARTASEKYNIPIALHLDHGNSFEIAVRCIRAGYTSVMIDASMMDYEKNVDTTRKVVEIAHAVGVSVEAELGSIVGVEDDLFLNDDKKSYTDPDTAADFVKRTGIDSLAIAIGTAHGLYKGEVRLDFERLKEIRRLIDIPLVLHGASGVPDDLVRKAISLGINKINIATELKIPFANSIKEVFKENPDESDPRKYLSTGEKSIEEVVKEKIKLFGCYDRA from the coding sequence ATGGCATTAGTAAATACAGATAAAATGCTGCACCAAGCGAAAATTAATGGATATGCAGTTGGTGCGTTTAATATTCATAATTTAGAAACTCTAAAAGCTGTTGTAAAGTCAGCCTCTGAAATGAACTCGCCGGTTATTTTACAGACAACTCCAGGTACAATAAAGCATGCTGGAGAAGATTATATTGCTTCGATTGCAAGGACTGCATCTGAAAAATATAATATTCCTATTGCTCTTCATTTAGACCATGGGAATTCTTTTGAGATTGCTGTAAGGTGTATTAGAGCCGGATATACTTCGGTTATGATTGATGCTTCGATGATGGACTATGAAAAAAATGTTGATACTACAAGAAAAGTGGTTGAAATCGCACATGCTGTTGGAGTTAGTGTAGAGGCAGAACTTGGAAGTATAGTAGGGGTTGAGGATGATTTATTCTTAAATGATGATAAAAAATCATATACTGATCCTGATACTGCAGCAGATTTTGTAAAAAGAACAGGAATTGATTCCTTGGCAATAGCAATTGGTACAGCCCATGGACTATATAAAGGAGAAGTAAGACTCGATTTTGAAAGGTTAAAAGAAATAAGGAGATTAATAGATATTCCATTAGTACTACATGGAGCATCCGGCGTTCCTGATGATTTAGTTAGGAAGGCTATAAGCTTAGGTATAAATAAAATAAATATTGCAACTGAATTAAAGATTCCCTTTGCAAATTCAATAAAAGAAGTATTTAAAGAAAATCCTGACGAAAGCGATCCAAGAAAATATCTTTCAACTGGTGAAAAGAGTATTGAAGAAGTAGTAAAAGAAAAAATTAAGCTCTTTGGGTGCTATGATAGAGCATAA
- a CDS encoding SIS domain-containing protein: protein MLLGYNVEELKNKKAYSTAKEIEQQPRVWRELYNILLNQKLEISNFLNPILKREGIRIIITGAGTSAFVGNCSEGYLRRNLKLDIEAIDTTDIVASPENFFYKDKPTLLISHGRSGDSPESLATIELAEKIIDEIYFLNITCNKNGSMAKGTMGKKNCLNIFMPEESNDDGFAMTSSFTCMLLTDLMLPFINEIENKKELFDILSSEAERIINEDAEIIEKISRNKYDRLIYLGSGGLKGCAMESALKSLELTHGVVNTNSNTPLGFRHGPKSVINDSTLLGLFISNNSYTQRYDLDLLNEIANEPGDRKIMLFLPEEMNVNGADYIFGLKQDFSKIDEAFLVPLYIIYAQMLGLFKSLNLGITPDNPNPEGYVNRVVKGVIIYDYCK from the coding sequence ATGTTACTTGGGTATAATGTGGAAGAATTAAAAAATAAAAAGGCATATTCGACAGCAAAAGAAATAGAACAGCAGCCACGTGTGTGGAGAGAACTTTATAATATTCTTTTAAATCAAAAATTAGAGATAAGCAATTTTTTAAATCCAATTCTTAAAAGAGAGGGAATAAGGATTATAATAACCGGTGCTGGTACTTCTGCATTTGTTGGTAATTGCAGTGAAGGATATTTAAGAAGAAATTTAAAGTTAGATATAGAAGCAATTGATACAACTGATATTGTTGCTTCACCTGAGAATTTCTTTTATAAAGATAAGCCAACTCTTTTAATATCTCACGGAAGATCTGGTGACAGCCCAGAAAGTTTAGCAACGATTGAACTTGCTGAAAAAATAATAGATGAGATTTATTTCTTAAACATTACATGTAATAAAAATGGCAGTATGGCAAAAGGAACAATGGGAAAGAAAAACTGTTTAAATATTTTTATGCCTGAAGAATCAAATGATGATGGATTCGCAATGACAAGCAGTTTTACATGTATGCTTTTGACTGATTTAATGCTTCCATTTATTAATGAGATTGAAAACAAGAAAGAATTGTTTGATATTCTATCAAGTGAAGCAGAAAGAATAATAAACGAAGATGCGGAAATTATAGAAAAAATATCAAGAAATAAGTATGATAGACTTATATATCTTGGAAGTGGCGGACTAAAAGGATGTGCTATGGAATCAGCTTTAAAATCTTTAGAGCTTACACATGGAGTTGTAAATACAAATTCAAATACACCTTTAGGTTTCAGGCACGGACCAAAATCAGTTATCAACGATTCAACACTATTAGGTTTGTTTATTTCAAACAATTCATACACACAAAGATATGATTTGGATTTACTGAATGAGATTGCAAATGAGCCTGGAGATAGAAAAATAATGCTATTTTTACCTGAAGAAATGAATGTTAACGGTGCAGATTATATTTTCGGCTTAAAACAAGACTTTAGCAAAATAGATGAAGCCTTTTTAGTCCCTCTATATATTATTTATGCACAGATGTTAGGGTTATTTAAATCATTAAACCTTGGAATAACTCCTGATAATCCTAATCCAGAAGGATATGTAAATAGGGTAGTTAAAGGAGTTATAATATATGATTATTGCAAATAA
- a CDS encoding zinc-ribbon domain-containing protein: protein MKFCPKCGSNINENQKFCAKCGYNLNRDLKNEQCNIQNSDVVKHKIFNDDLKGKKINYKIMPKNMRYGIIASVVIVILASIFFVL, encoded by the coding sequence ATGAAGTTTTGTCCCAAGTGTGGTTCTAACATAAATGAGAATCAAAAATTCTGTGCAAAATGTGGATATAATTTAAATAGGGATTTAAAAAATGAGCAATGCAATATACAAAATAGTGATGTAGTTAAGCATAAAATTTTTAATGATGATTTAAAAGGGAAGAAAATTAATTATAAAATAATGCCAAAGAATATGAGATATGGAATAATTGCTTCAGTAGTTATTGTTATACTTGCTTCAATATTTTTTGTATTATGA
- a CDS encoding TcaA second domain-containing protein, with protein MKNLVKYLYVSDKNLKLDDKSVEPLTKYLKDNSFYTKDLIENLTKQAYLLCTNSALYNIAQNNSFGY; from the coding sequence ATAAAAAATTTAGTAAAGTATTTATATGTTAGTGACAAAAATTTAAAACTAGATGATAAGAGCGTTGAACCACTAACAAAATATTTAAAAGATAATTCTTTTTACACAAAGGATCTTATTGAAAACTTAACAAAACAAGCATATCTTTTATGTACAAATAGTGCTTTGTATAATATTGCACAGAATAATTCTTTTGGATATTAA
- a CDS encoding TcaA NTF2-like domain-containing protein, with the protein MNFDSDFLDAEIYVNNQATGVKVQDVKMFGLFNVSTKVYAKTNKNGKDLVSDEYAVDDSENTEVYLDFENAIYQIERMEETIRELVEGYAEVLCTAVNYNDFSYLESYLYPGSSIYEMQKTYVHNTYSKGIREYIMSLDILSYNMSLDNKTGTVTTEERYKIYNADNEESIKIFKYTYTFRFNELNQRYQIESINQAN; encoded by the coding sequence TTGAATTTTGATAGTGATTTTCTGGATGCAGAAATATATGTAAATAATCAAGCAACTGGTGTTAAGGTTCAAGATGTAAAGATGTTTGGACTATTTAATGTAAGTACAAAGGTTTATGCTAAAACCAATAAAAATGGTAAAGACTTAGTTAGTGATGAATATGCAGTGGATGATTCTGAAAATACAGAAGTATATTTGGACTTTGAAAATGCTATTTATCAGATAGAAAGAATGGAAGAAACTATAAGAGAATTAGTAGAAGGCTATGCAGAGGTACTATGTACTGCTGTTAATTACAATGACTTTTCATATTTAGAATCATATTTATATCCTGGCAGCTCAATATATGAAATGCAAAAAACTTATGTGCATAATACTTATAGTAAAGGTATTAGGGAATACATCATGTCCCTTGATATTTTATCATATAATATGAGCCTGGATAATAAAACAGGTACTGTAACTACTGAGGAAAGATATAAGATATATAATGCAGACAATGAAGAAAGTATAAAAATATTTAAATATACTTATACTTTTAGGTTTAATGAACTTAATCAAAGATATCAAATAGAAAGTATAAATCAAGCTAATTAA
- a CDS encoding AraC family transcriptional regulator: MKSLYLKLKKIVKFKSIFQRLIFSFLSVISIIMMIYTTVLYYEYKIYILEQSEDTSKKILNQAEYYIGYTLNWAKSYVYQLYLDEDIYNLMFNNKILSLTGENKIKQAALRLPFVQSIYVYNYNTNTIYTSISNSSKYDEFYDKEIIDIIKNSNETMSTRFIPRKININIGKQKYYKDVLSVLLTNIKSTDKKVPYGAIVLNVDANSVQAYFKDMSQKGYNLFAIDKNGVVIFDSNPELFLKNISSKDYIQKILNSKKESGSFLCKIDGIPYIVTYKTSHNLELKMINIVPYEALMGIIYKMMHFMINIFIILFLLGLILSFFYSEKIYLPIAKILKTLKNYYAEDDEFDLKEQDTTDIEYMSKAVDEIIRRYETSGKLSEADANFIKRQLIINLLLNIKTGTEDIKNKLIELGSNLNFDNTYVILFKIDKYKELIKQNDLQYPISDLEGKLRLVVDDIFSRCFKNEIVIINDNELCVIVDFEEDNHNASMDKIIKAIKSVQEILYKNNISVSASIGKVSHGIEDISMSYSTAQHYINYRFKYGLKSILYNEKITADITAEYKYNEDMEQAIFKCIRSGNIDETEKELDKIFSHFMSFSYSDMIIAITQLVINIIRVINNMLRMNKESVYINIGDFMNNMSSYETIDDIKSYIMGLTEYISQKMKDKKSNKKNDVVEKVKNYIYLNYENPLLSLEVIAEKMKLSSSYLRVLFKEIEGKSLSTFINEVRFENARKLLETTNLSVIEIAEKVGFTNSNYFYTAFKKFYGISPNQYRNSIGD; this comes from the coding sequence ATGAAATCTTTATATTTAAAATTAAAAAAAATAGTAAAATTTAAGAGCATTTTTCAAAGGTTAATTTTTTCATTTTTATCGGTAATATCAATAATAATGATGATATATACAACTGTTTTATATTATGAATATAAAATATATATATTGGAACAATCTGAAGATACTTCAAAGAAAATTCTAAATCAAGCTGAATATTATATAGGATATACTTTAAATTGGGCAAAATCTTATGTGTATCAGCTATATTTGGATGAAGATATATATAATCTTATGTTTAATAATAAGATATTATCATTAACAGGGGAAAATAAAATAAAACAAGCTGCATTAAGGCTTCCTTTTGTGCAATCTATATATGTTTACAATTACAATACTAATACAATATATACTTCTATCAGTAATTCATCAAAGTATGATGAGTTCTATGATAAAGAGATAATTGATATCATAAAAAATAGTAATGAAACGATGAGTACGAGATTTATTCCCAGGAAAATTAATATAAATATAGGTAAGCAGAAATATTATAAAGATGTTTTGTCGGTTCTTTTAACAAATATAAAGTCTACAGATAAGAAAGTACCTTATGGAGCAATAGTATTAAACGTTGATGCTAATTCTGTACAAGCATATTTTAAAGATATGTCTCAAAAAGGTTATAATCTTTTTGCAATAGATAAAAATGGAGTTGTTATTTTTGATTCAAATCCAGAATTATTTTTAAAGAATATTTCATCCAAGGACTATATACAAAAAATATTAAATTCAAAAAAAGAAAGTGGAAGCTTTCTTTGTAAAATTGATGGTATACCTTATATAGTAACTTATAAAACAAGTCACAATTTAGAATTGAAGATGATAAATATAGTACCTTATGAAGCGTTAATGGGTATTATTTATAAGATGATGCATTTTATGATAAATATTTTTATTATTCTATTTCTTTTAGGACTAATTCTTTCTTTCTTCTATTCTGAAAAGATATATTTACCTATTGCAAAGATATTAAAAACTTTAAAAAATTATTATGCAGAGGATGATGAATTCGATTTAAAAGAACAAGACACAACAGATATAGAATATATGTCAAAAGCAGTTGATGAAATTATTAGAAGATATGAAACATCGGGAAAACTATCAGAAGCAGATGCAAATTTTATTAAAAGACAATTAATAATAAATTTATTATTAAATATAAAGACAGGAACAGAAGATATAAAAAATAAACTGATAGAACTTGGTTCAAATCTTAATTTTGATAATACTTATGTTATACTTTTTAAAATTGATAAATATAAAGAATTAATAAAACAAAATGATTTACAATATCCAATATCCGATTTAGAAGGAAAACTTCGTTTAGTTGTTGATGATATATTTTCAAGATGCTTTAAAAATGAAATTGTAATTATAAATGATAATGAGCTATGTGTCATTGTTGATTTTGAAGAAGATAATCATAATGCATCTATGGATAAAATTATAAAAGCTATTAAAAGCGTACAAGAAATATTGTATAAGAATAACATTTCAGTATCGGCTTCAATTGGTAAGGTTTCTCATGGTATAGAAGATATATCTATGTCTTATAGTACAGCACAGCATTATATTAATTACAGGTTTAAATATGGTTTAAAGTCTATTCTATATAATGAAAAAATAACTGCTGATATTACTGCTGAGTATAAATATAATGAAGACATGGAACAGGCAATATTTAAATGTATTAGATCGGGAAATATTGATGAAACAGAAAAAGAGCTGGATAAGATATTTAGCCATTTTATGTCATTTTCCTATAGTGATATGATAATTGCTATAACTCAACTTGTAATTAATATTATCAGAGTTATTAATAATATGTTAAGAATGAATAAAGAAAGCGTATATATAAATATTGGTGACTTTATGAATAATATGAGCAGTTATGAAACTATTGATGACATAAAAAGTTATATAATGGGATTAACGGAATATATATCTCAAAAAATGAAAGATAAAAAGAGCAATAAAAAGAATGATGTTGTGGAAAAAGTAAAAAATTATATATATTTAAATTATGAAAATCCGTTATTATCTCTTGAAGTTATTGCGGAAAAAATGAAATTATCATCAAGTTATTTAAGGGTACTCTTTAAAGAAATTGAAGGCAAGTCTTTATCTACATTTATTAATGAAGTGAGATTTGAAAATGCTAGAAAACTTCTTGAAACAACAAACCTTTCTGTTATTGAAATAGCAGAAAAAGTAGGTTTTACAAACTCTAATTACTTTTATACAGCATTTAAGAAGTTTTATGGTATTTCGCCTAATCAATATAGAAATAGTATAGGAGATTAA
- a CDS encoding sugar ABC transporter substrate-binding protein yields MKKIKKLLSIFVILIMTVIVFSGCGQKEAQQNNNTSNNNEAKKIKIAVVLKALNSDYWKIVQAGAMDAAKQLGVDVEVLGPNAETDIAGQTSIMEDQIVKKVSALVVAPSQPSAAIATFDKAAEANIPVILIDTDAKWDKKCSFVGTGNYAGGEVGGKFIASKLQKGDKVVIIRGALGDTTHDERVNGAKKAMEDAGLQIVAVQPANSDRNMGMSVMENLLQTYPDVKAVFCSNDEMALGAQRAIMQAGKKGIITVGFDGSPDALKSIKAGELTGSVAQSPYNIGKFGVEAAVKVVKGEKIDTRIDTGTSMITAENVDQAQADLDKILGKK; encoded by the coding sequence ATGAAAAAAATTAAAAAATTATTAAGCATTTTTGTTATTTTAATTATGACAGTTATTGTTTTTTCAGGATGTGGCCAGAAAGAAGCTCAACAGAATAATAATACTTCTAATAATAATGAAGCAAAAAAAATAAAAATAGCTGTTGTTTTAAAGGCGTTAAACAGTGATTACTGGAAAATAGTACAAGCAGGTGCTATGGATGCAGCAAAGCAACTTGGAGTTGATGTTGAAGTTCTAGGTCCTAATGCAGAAACAGATATTGCAGGTCAAACATCGATAATGGAAGATCAGATAGTTAAAAAGGTTTCAGCTCTTGTAGTTGCTCCATCACAGCCAAGTGCAGCTATAGCTACATTTGATAAGGCTGCAGAAGCTAATATTCCAGTAATATTAATAGATACAGATGCTAAATGGGACAAGAAATGTTCATTTGTAGGGACAGGGAACTATGCAGGTGGTGAAGTTGGTGGAAAGTTTATTGCAAGTAAATTACAAAAGGGAGACAAAGTTGTAATTATTAGAGGAGCTTTAGGTGATACTACGCATGATGAACGTGTAAATGGTGCCAAAAAGGCTATGGAAGATGCTGGCCTTCAAATCGTAGCAGTACAGCCAGCAAACAGCGATAGAAATATGGGTATGTCAGTAATGGAAAACTTACTCCAGACATATCCAGATGTTAAAGCTGTATTCTGCTCAAATGATGAAATGGCACTTGGTGCACAAAGAGCAATTATGCAGGCAGGAAAAAAGGGAATTATAACAGTTGGTTTCGATGGATCACCAGATGCATTAAAGTCAATAAAAGCAGGAGAGCTTACAGGTTCAGTAGCTCAGAGCCCATATAATATAGGTAAGTTTGGTGTTGAAGCAGCAGTAAAAGTTGTAAAAGGAGAGAAGATTGATACAAGGATTGATACAGGAACATCTATGATTACTGCAGAAAATGTTGATCAAGCACAGGCCGATCTTGATAAAATTTTAGGTAAAAAATAA